Proteins from one Telopea speciosissima isolate NSW1024214 ecotype Mountain lineage chromosome 1, Tspe_v1, whole genome shotgun sequence genomic window:
- the LOC122648827 gene encoding uncharacterized protein LOC122648827 isoform X8 → MSSGSTNEASSEILDLNSEAVPLVEEEVSVVRVAESTVAITLSVDENLVEQALDTQSPAQGTNPEGETAEAGVSGEGRNLLETFAQGSDVCDGSTGAHGVRGSSEEEESADVCLIKESSERVTKKSVDAGGDGKFGGQPDVALTLKLGASDTEGLTDRVEVTEAESSMTITELTFEEIHVASGERAVELENSEVLNSKGDVPEPMDLDEKPYFPEKNQGVEVEGVGGGTEANDVRDTDPSVSLSSPSNCVHNTTLNIGNSDVNPSQDGIQELVAQIAKTPSDQVIRDQSMDLHLTEANADEGAAVTVDTNLATEAIDESKDAVLDKNQEADVQIAGACGYHQGDQRMGSPSPELGASPLVDNQSMGFDVEAIAVGGCNKLDENLTQSQSQSQPIASDSDAVNSVVDLGSCHSTDFEKKVVEEVLNEDERMEVKEIEADATHPGADENLKTVREVLKEDGGIAAKEMGDDVSNPGTDGNQKTVDEVFEEEEGSRVKEMLDDVNCRDRDGDQNTADEVFKDDEGTGVKEIADDVTHLDKDVDKMTADKVDWEAEGTKVREVGDGVTCLGTDGNLKAVDEIFRKDEGTEVKDGNQMILDDALREGEETEAKEIGTDVTHPSSDGDQRNVGEVVKEDEGPRVKEREDDAKCSVSDCLDENLTKNVSRVDSHVNQMLETSEQVTTTLNPGTASVNDNRVFYGLPTEEGDFSVSDLVWGKVKSHPWWPGQIFDPSDASEQAMKYRKKDSLLVAYFGDRTFAWNEASLLKPFRANFSQMEKQTNLESFRKAVDCALDEIARRVELGLACSCTFEEVYAKTGSQMIENPGIREESSRRKGMDESISVSSFEPEMLVEYIRELALFPYGGVDRLELVIAQVQLLAVHRSRGYSCLPTFQLCGSLVENEADSLILAESKHSKAIVDDSAAISENKDQVLSGKVKFKSRDGSFRKRKHTSEDGGHPIKKERSLSELMAGKKVFSSDDGNESVDGKPVSSLLGKKRKAGDSIPDDSVIQNRKRSISLSGAADADSAQPKRSFKVGESICRVASQLTGSSPILKCSGERLRKVAVKVDQNRESSTWDGDAASPRTPEQRRKIVLPTEHSSPEEMLSQLCLAARDPIKGYSFLTTIISFFSEFRNFVCLDHASSWKHKMSSEKVGGKKKKPPNSNMDSTESYSFEDMQDSYWTDRIVQIGPEEQPLDKSQKKRGRPRKKIFMLTNGADDSHQCSPALDIEQQNPYHNAEQPVEISVGSLDANSKDPNSPAALILSFPESDADSIPSEKNLNIIFRHFGPLKESETEVLKTTNCARVVFKRHTDAEVALSSAGKFSIFGPVHVSYRLMYWPPTSAKAPSFAATQLIEYVAPQGIEDVESQGIEDMAPQLIVDVAPQGIEDMAPQSIEDMAPEGIEDMDMAPLLIEDVAPQGIEDMAPQGIEDVESQGIEDMAPQGVEDMESKGIDDMAPQGIEDMASRGIEDVAPQGIEDGASEGIEDMVPAGGNEDMAPQGIEDMAPVRGSTS, encoded by the exons ATGTCGTCTGGCTCCACGAACGAGGCCTCCTCCGAGATCCTCGACTTGAATTCCGAAGCCGTTCCACTCGTCGAGGAGGAAGTTTCTGTGGTAAGGGTTGCAGAATCCACAGTTGCTATCACACTGTCTGTAGATGAAAACCTAGTGGAGCAGGCCTTGGACACTCAGAGCCCTGCTCAGGGTACTAATCCCGAAGGTGAAACAGCCGAGGCTGGGGTATCTGGTGAAGGACGGAATTTGCTTGAAACATTTGCCCAAGGTTCTGATGTTTGTGACGGCAGCACTGGTGCTCATGGGGTCCGTGGAAgttctgaagaagaagaatctgctGATGTTTGTTTGATCAAAGAGAGTTCAGAAAGAGTGACCAAGAAATCTGTAGATGCGGGTGGTGATGGGAAATTTGGAGGTCAACCTGACGTGGCGCTAACGCTGAAACTTGGTGCTTCTGATACCGAAGGACTGACAGACAGGGTTGAAGTTACCGAAGCTGAAAGTTCTATGACGATCACCGAGTTGACTTTCGAGGAAATCCACGTTGCTTCTGGGGAGAGAGCTGTTGAATTGGAAAATTCGGAGGTTTTAAATTCCAAAGGAGATGTACCGGAGCCGATGGATTTGGATGAGAAGCCATATTTTCCGGAGAAAAATCAAGGCGTGGAGGTCGAGGGGGTGGGAGGAGGCACTGAAGCTAATGATGTCAGAGATACGGATCCTTCTGTAAGTCTTAGTTCTCCTTCAAATTGCGTTCATAATACCACTTTAAACATAGGTAATAGTGACGTGAATCCTTCTCAAGATGGGATACAAGAGCTAGTTGCCCAGATAGCTAAAACACCTTCTGATCAGGTAATTAGGGATCAGAGCATGGATTTACACCTCACCGAGGCAAATGCAGACGAGGGGGCTGCTGTTACAGTAGATACAAACCTGGCTACCGAGGCCATTGATGAATCCAAAGATGCAGTGCTGGACAAGAATCAGGAGGCAGATGTTCAAATTGCAGGCGCTTGTGGTTATCATCAAGGGGACCAAAGGATGGGCTCGCCTTCTCCTGAGCTTGGTGCTTCTCCGTTagtggataaccaatccatgggCTTTGACGTTGAAGCCATTGCAGTAGGTGGGTGCAATAAGCTGGATGAGAATCTAactcaatctcaatctcaatctcagcCTATTGCCAGTGATTCTGATGCGGTTAATTCAGTTGTAGATTTGGGTAGCTGTCATAGCACAGATTTTGAAAAGAAGGTTGTAGAGGAGGTTTTGAATGAAGATGAACGAATGGAGGTAAAAGAGATTGAGGCTGATGCTACTCATCCTGGTGCTGATGAAAACCTGAAGACTGTACGTGAG GTTTTGAAGGAAGATGGAGGGATTGCTGCTAAAGAGATGGGAGACGATGTTAGTAATCCTGGGACAGATGGAAACCAGAAGACTGTTGATGAGGTTtttgaggaggaggaaggaagtaGGGTTAAAGAGATGCTAGATGATGTTAACTGTCGGGACAGAGATGGAGACCAGAATACTGCTGATGAAGTTTTCAAAGACGATGAAGGAACTGGGGTTAAAGAGATCGCAGACGATGTCACACATCTGGACAAAGACGTAGACAAGATGACTGCTGATAAGGTTGACTGGGAAGCTGAAGGAACTAAGGTTAGAGAGGTGGGGGATGGTGTTACCTGTCTGGGCACAGATGGAAACCTGAAGGCTGTTGATGAGATTTTCCGGAAAGATGAAGGGACAGAGGTTAAGGATGGGAACCAGATGATCCTCGATGATGCTTTGAGGGAGGGTGAAGAAACTGAGGCTAAAGAGATCGGTACTGATGTCACTCATCCAAGCAGTGATGGAGACCAGAGGAATGTAGGAGAGGTTGTGAAGGAAGATGAAGGACCCAGggttaaagagagagaagatgatgCTAAATGTTCTGTCTCTGACTGCTTAGATGAGAACTTAACAAAAAATGTCAGTAGGGTTGATTCACATGTAAACCAAATGCTAGAAACGTCAGAACAGGTTACAACTACTTTGAATCCTGGAACTGCATCTGTAAATGATAATCGGGTTTTTTATGGCCTGCCAACAGAAGAAGGtgatttttctgtttctgatcTAGTCTGGGGTAAGGTGAAGAGTCATCCCTGGTGGCCTGGGCAGATATTCGATCCTTCGGATGCATCAGAGCAGGCAATGAAATACCGTAAGAAGGACAGCCTTTTGGTTGCATATTTTGGGGATAGAACATTTGCTTGGAATGAAGCATCATTGCTAAAGCCCTTTAGGGCTAATTTCTCACAGATGGAGAAGCAGACTAATCTGGAGTCATTTCGTAAAGCTGTCGATTGTGCATTGGATGAAATTGCGAGACGAGTAGAGCTGGGGCTGGCCTGCTCATGCACATTCGAAGAAGTCTATGCAAAGACTGGATCCCAAATGATTGAGAACCCTGGGATCCGGGAAGAATCAAGTAGGAGAAAGGGCATGGACGAATCCATCAGTGTAAGTTCTTTTGAACCAGAGATGCTTGTTGAGTATATCAGAGAATTAGCACTGTTTCCATATGGTGGAGTTGATAGGCTGGAACTTGTCATAGCTCAGGTGCAATTATTGGCTGTCCATCGTTCAAGGGGGTACTCTTGTTTGCCAACGTTCCAGTTGTGTGGCAGTTTGGTGGAGAATGAAGCTGACAGTTTAATCTTGGCAGAAAGCAAGCATTCAAAAGCAATTGTTGATGATTCTGCAGCTATATCTGAGAATAAAGATCAAGTACTATCTGGGAAAGTTAAATTTAAGAGTCGGGATGGCTCTTTCCGTAAGCGTAAACACACCTCAGAGGATGGTGGACATcctatcaaaaaagaaagaagcttGTCAGAGTTGATGGCTGGGAAAAAGGTTTTCTCATCTGATGATGGAAATGAGTCTGTTGATGGGAAGCCAGTTTCATCGTTGTTGGGAAAAAAGCGTAAAGCTGGTGATTCCATTCCTGATGATTCAGTGattcaaaataggaaaagaagtaTTTCCTTATCAGGAGCTGCTGATGCTGACTCTGCTCAGCCCAAGCGATCTTTCAAAGTTGGTGAATCCATTTGTAGAGTTGCAAGCCAACTGactggatcctctccaatccTTAAGTGTAGCGGTGAACGGCTCCGTAAAGTTGCAGTTAAGGTGGATCAGAACAGAGAAAGTTCTACTTGGGATGGTGATGCTGCATCTCCTAGAACTCCTGAACAAAGGAGAAAGATAGTCCTTCCAACAGAGCACTCGTCCCCAGAAGAGATGCTGTCCCAACTTTGCTTGGCTGCACGGGACCCAATAAAAGGCTATAGTTTCCTGACTACCATAATTAGTTTCTTCTCTGAATTCAGAAATTTTGTCTGCCTTGATCATGCAAGTTCTTGGAAGCACAAAATGTCTTCAGAGAAAGTAGgtggtaaaaagaaaaaaccaccCAACTCTAACATGGACTCCACTGAATCGTATAGTTTTGAGGATATGCAAGATTCTTACTGGACTGACAGGATTGTCCAAATCGGCCCTGAAGAACAACCATTGGACAAATCccagaagaaaagaggaaggcCTAGGAAAAAGATTTTTATGCTGACCAATGGAGCTGATGATTCTCATCAGTGCAGTCCTGCATTGGATATTGAGCAGCAAAATCCTTATCACAATGCTGAACAGCCAGTAGAAATTTCAGTGGGCAGTTTGGATGCAAATTCCAAGGACCCCAATTCACCAGCGGCACTAATATTGAGCTTCCCGGAGTCTGATGCAGATTCTATTCCTTCAGAAAAGAATCTGAATATAATATTTAGACACTTTGGGCCTTTGAAGGAATCTGAAACAGAAGTGCTGAAAACGACTAACTGTGCTAGAGTGGTGTTCAAGAGGCATACTGATGCAGAGGTAGCTCTCAGTAGTGCGGGGAAATTCAGCATTTTTGGACCAGTGCATGTCAGCTACAGGTTGATGTATTGGCCACCAACATCAGCTAAGGCTCCATCCTTTGCTGCAACACAACTCATAGAATATGTGGCACCACAAGGCATAGAAGATGTGGAATCACAAGGCATAGAGGATATGGCACCACAACTCATAGTAGATGTGGCACCACAAGGCATAGAAGATATGGCACCACAAAGCATAGAAGATATGGCACCAGAAGGCATAGAAGATATGGATATGGCACCGCTACTCATAGAAGATGTGGCACCACAAG GCATAGAGGATATGGCACCACAAGGCATAGAAGATGTGGAATCACAAGGCATAGAGGATATGGCACCACAAGGCGTAGAAGATATGGAATCAAAAGGCATAGATGATATGGCACCACAAGGCATAGAGGATATGGCGTCACGAGGCATAGAAGATGTGGCACCACAAGGCATAGAAGATGGGGCATCAGAAGGCATAGAAGATATGGTACCTGCGGGAGGCAACGAAGATATGGCACCACAAGGCATAGAAGATATGGCACCTGTGAGAGGCAGCACATCTTGA
- the LOC122648827 gene encoding uncharacterized protein LOC122648827 isoform X4 yields MSSGSTNEASSEILDLNSEAVPLVEEEVSVVRVAESTVAITLSVDENLVEQALDTQSPAQGTNPEGETAEAGVSGEGRNLLETFAQGSDVCDGSTGAHGVRGSSEEEESADVCLIKESSERVTKKSVDAGGDGKFGGQPDVALTLKLGASDTEGLTDRVEVTEAESSMTITELTFEEIHVASGERAVELENSEVLNSKGDVPEPMDLDEKPYFPEKNQGVEVEGVGGGTEANDVRDTDPSVSLSSPSNCVHNTTLNIGNSDVNPSQDGIQELVAQIAKTPSDQVIRDQSMDLHLTEANADEGAAVTVDTNLATEAIDESKDAVLDKNQEADVQIAGACGYHQGDQRMGSPSPELGASPLVDNQSMGFDVEAIAVGGCNKLDENLTQSQSQSQPIASDSDAVNSVVDLGSCHSTDFEKKVVEEVLNEDERMEVKEIEADATHPGADENLKTVREVLKEDGGIAAKEMGDDVSNPGTDGNQKTVDEVFEEEEGSRVKEMLDDVNCRDRDGDQNTADEVFKDDEGTGVKEIADDVTHLDKDVDKMTADKVDWEAEGTKVREVGDGVTCLGTDGNLKAVDEIFRKDEGTEVKDGNQMILDDALREGEETEAKEIGTDVTHPSSDGDQRNVGEVVKEDEGPRVKEREDDAKCSVSDCLDENLTKNVSRVDSHVNQMLETSEQVTTTLNPGTASVNDNRVFYGLPTEEGDFSVSDLVWGKVKSHPWWPGQIFDPSDASEQAMKYRKKDSLLVAYFGDRTFAWNEASLLKPFRANFSQMEKQTNLESFRKAVDCALDEIARRVELGLACSCTFEEVYAKTGSQMIENPGIREESSRRKGMDESISVSSFEPEMLVEYIRELALFPYGGVDRLELVIAQVQLLAVHRSRGYSCLPTFQLCGSLVENEADSLILAESKHSKAIVDDSAAISENKDQVLSGKVKFKSRDGSFRKRKHTSEDGGHPIKKERSLSELMAGKKVFSSDDGNESVDGKPVSSLLGKKRKAGDSIPDDSVIQNRKRSISLSGAADADSAQPKRSFKVGESICRVASQLTGSSPILKCSGERLRKVAVKVDQNRESSTWDGDAASPRTPEQRRKIVLPTEHSSPEEMLSQLCLAARDPIKGYSFLTTIISFFSEFRNFVCLDHASSWKHKMSSEKVGGKKKKPPNSNMDSTESYSFEDMQDSYWTDRIVQIGPEEQPLDKSQKKRGRPRKKIFMLTNGADDSHQCSPALDIEQQNPYHNAEQPVEISVGSLDANSKDPNSPAALILSFPESDADSIPSEKNLNIIFRHFGPLKESETEVLKTTNCARVVFKRHTDAEVALSSAGKFSIFGPVHVSYRLMYWPPTSAKAPSFAATQLIEYVAPQGIEDVESQGIEDMAPQLIVDVAPQGIEDMAPQSIEDMAPEGIEDMDMAPLLIEDVAPQGIENGESQGIEDMDMAPLLVEDVAPQGIVDMAPQGIEDVESQGIEDMAPQGIEDVESQGIEDMDMASRGIEDVAPQGIEDGASEGIEDMVPAGGNEDMAPQGIEDMAPVRGSTS; encoded by the exons ATGTCGTCTGGCTCCACGAACGAGGCCTCCTCCGAGATCCTCGACTTGAATTCCGAAGCCGTTCCACTCGTCGAGGAGGAAGTTTCTGTGGTAAGGGTTGCAGAATCCACAGTTGCTATCACACTGTCTGTAGATGAAAACCTAGTGGAGCAGGCCTTGGACACTCAGAGCCCTGCTCAGGGTACTAATCCCGAAGGTGAAACAGCCGAGGCTGGGGTATCTGGTGAAGGACGGAATTTGCTTGAAACATTTGCCCAAGGTTCTGATGTTTGTGACGGCAGCACTGGTGCTCATGGGGTCCGTGGAAgttctgaagaagaagaatctgctGATGTTTGTTTGATCAAAGAGAGTTCAGAAAGAGTGACCAAGAAATCTGTAGATGCGGGTGGTGATGGGAAATTTGGAGGTCAACCTGACGTGGCGCTAACGCTGAAACTTGGTGCTTCTGATACCGAAGGACTGACAGACAGGGTTGAAGTTACCGAAGCTGAAAGTTCTATGACGATCACCGAGTTGACTTTCGAGGAAATCCACGTTGCTTCTGGGGAGAGAGCTGTTGAATTGGAAAATTCGGAGGTTTTAAATTCCAAAGGAGATGTACCGGAGCCGATGGATTTGGATGAGAAGCCATATTTTCCGGAGAAAAATCAAGGCGTGGAGGTCGAGGGGGTGGGAGGAGGCACTGAAGCTAATGATGTCAGAGATACGGATCCTTCTGTAAGTCTTAGTTCTCCTTCAAATTGCGTTCATAATACCACTTTAAACATAGGTAATAGTGACGTGAATCCTTCTCAAGATGGGATACAAGAGCTAGTTGCCCAGATAGCTAAAACACCTTCTGATCAGGTAATTAGGGATCAGAGCATGGATTTACACCTCACCGAGGCAAATGCAGACGAGGGGGCTGCTGTTACAGTAGATACAAACCTGGCTACCGAGGCCATTGATGAATCCAAAGATGCAGTGCTGGACAAGAATCAGGAGGCAGATGTTCAAATTGCAGGCGCTTGTGGTTATCATCAAGGGGACCAAAGGATGGGCTCGCCTTCTCCTGAGCTTGGTGCTTCTCCGTTagtggataaccaatccatgggCTTTGACGTTGAAGCCATTGCAGTAGGTGGGTGCAATAAGCTGGATGAGAATCTAactcaatctcaatctcaatctcagcCTATTGCCAGTGATTCTGATGCGGTTAATTCAGTTGTAGATTTGGGTAGCTGTCATAGCACAGATTTTGAAAAGAAGGTTGTAGAGGAGGTTTTGAATGAAGATGAACGAATGGAGGTAAAAGAGATTGAGGCTGATGCTACTCATCCTGGTGCTGATGAAAACCTGAAGACTGTACGTGAG GTTTTGAAGGAAGATGGAGGGATTGCTGCTAAAGAGATGGGAGACGATGTTAGTAATCCTGGGACAGATGGAAACCAGAAGACTGTTGATGAGGTTtttgaggaggaggaaggaagtaGGGTTAAAGAGATGCTAGATGATGTTAACTGTCGGGACAGAGATGGAGACCAGAATACTGCTGATGAAGTTTTCAAAGACGATGAAGGAACTGGGGTTAAAGAGATCGCAGACGATGTCACACATCTGGACAAAGACGTAGACAAGATGACTGCTGATAAGGTTGACTGGGAAGCTGAAGGAACTAAGGTTAGAGAGGTGGGGGATGGTGTTACCTGTCTGGGCACAGATGGAAACCTGAAGGCTGTTGATGAGATTTTCCGGAAAGATGAAGGGACAGAGGTTAAGGATGGGAACCAGATGATCCTCGATGATGCTTTGAGGGAGGGTGAAGAAACTGAGGCTAAAGAGATCGGTACTGATGTCACTCATCCAAGCAGTGATGGAGACCAGAGGAATGTAGGAGAGGTTGTGAAGGAAGATGAAGGACCCAGggttaaagagagagaagatgatgCTAAATGTTCTGTCTCTGACTGCTTAGATGAGAACTTAACAAAAAATGTCAGTAGGGTTGATTCACATGTAAACCAAATGCTAGAAACGTCAGAACAGGTTACAACTACTTTGAATCCTGGAACTGCATCTGTAAATGATAATCGGGTTTTTTATGGCCTGCCAACAGAAGAAGGtgatttttctgtttctgatcTAGTCTGGGGTAAGGTGAAGAGTCATCCCTGGTGGCCTGGGCAGATATTCGATCCTTCGGATGCATCAGAGCAGGCAATGAAATACCGTAAGAAGGACAGCCTTTTGGTTGCATATTTTGGGGATAGAACATTTGCTTGGAATGAAGCATCATTGCTAAAGCCCTTTAGGGCTAATTTCTCACAGATGGAGAAGCAGACTAATCTGGAGTCATTTCGTAAAGCTGTCGATTGTGCATTGGATGAAATTGCGAGACGAGTAGAGCTGGGGCTGGCCTGCTCATGCACATTCGAAGAAGTCTATGCAAAGACTGGATCCCAAATGATTGAGAACCCTGGGATCCGGGAAGAATCAAGTAGGAGAAAGGGCATGGACGAATCCATCAGTGTAAGTTCTTTTGAACCAGAGATGCTTGTTGAGTATATCAGAGAATTAGCACTGTTTCCATATGGTGGAGTTGATAGGCTGGAACTTGTCATAGCTCAGGTGCAATTATTGGCTGTCCATCGTTCAAGGGGGTACTCTTGTTTGCCAACGTTCCAGTTGTGTGGCAGTTTGGTGGAGAATGAAGCTGACAGTTTAATCTTGGCAGAAAGCAAGCATTCAAAAGCAATTGTTGATGATTCTGCAGCTATATCTGAGAATAAAGATCAAGTACTATCTGGGAAAGTTAAATTTAAGAGTCGGGATGGCTCTTTCCGTAAGCGTAAACACACCTCAGAGGATGGTGGACATcctatcaaaaaagaaagaagcttGTCAGAGTTGATGGCTGGGAAAAAGGTTTTCTCATCTGATGATGGAAATGAGTCTGTTGATGGGAAGCCAGTTTCATCGTTGTTGGGAAAAAAGCGTAAAGCTGGTGATTCCATTCCTGATGATTCAGTGattcaaaataggaaaagaagtaTTTCCTTATCAGGAGCTGCTGATGCTGACTCTGCTCAGCCCAAGCGATCTTTCAAAGTTGGTGAATCCATTTGTAGAGTTGCAAGCCAACTGactggatcctctccaatccTTAAGTGTAGCGGTGAACGGCTCCGTAAAGTTGCAGTTAAGGTGGATCAGAACAGAGAAAGTTCTACTTGGGATGGTGATGCTGCATCTCCTAGAACTCCTGAACAAAGGAGAAAGATAGTCCTTCCAACAGAGCACTCGTCCCCAGAAGAGATGCTGTCCCAACTTTGCTTGGCTGCACGGGACCCAATAAAAGGCTATAGTTTCCTGACTACCATAATTAGTTTCTTCTCTGAATTCAGAAATTTTGTCTGCCTTGATCATGCAAGTTCTTGGAAGCACAAAATGTCTTCAGAGAAAGTAGgtggtaaaaagaaaaaaccaccCAACTCTAACATGGACTCCACTGAATCGTATAGTTTTGAGGATATGCAAGATTCTTACTGGACTGACAGGATTGTCCAAATCGGCCCTGAAGAACAACCATTGGACAAATCccagaagaaaagaggaaggcCTAGGAAAAAGATTTTTATGCTGACCAATGGAGCTGATGATTCTCATCAGTGCAGTCCTGCATTGGATATTGAGCAGCAAAATCCTTATCACAATGCTGAACAGCCAGTAGAAATTTCAGTGGGCAGTTTGGATGCAAATTCCAAGGACCCCAATTCACCAGCGGCACTAATATTGAGCTTCCCGGAGTCTGATGCAGATTCTATTCCTTCAGAAAAGAATCTGAATATAATATTTAGACACTTTGGGCCTTTGAAGGAATCTGAAACAGAAGTGCTGAAAACGACTAACTGTGCTAGAGTGGTGTTCAAGAGGCATACTGATGCAGAGGTAGCTCTCAGTAGTGCGGGGAAATTCAGCATTTTTGGACCAGTGCATGTCAGCTACAGGTTGATGTATTGGCCACCAACATCAGCTAAGGCTCCATCCTTTGCTGCAACACAACTCATAGAATATGTGGCACCACAAGGCATAGAAGATGTGGAATCACAAGGCATAGAGGATATGGCACCACAACTCATAGTAGATGTGGCACCACAAGGCATAGAAGATATGGCACCACAAAGCATAGAAGATATGGCACCAGAAGGCATAGAAGATATGGATATGGCACCGCTACTCATAGAAGATGTGGCACCACAAGGCATAGAAAATGGGGAATCACAAGGCATAGAGGATATGGATATGGCACCACTACTTGTAGAAGATGTTGCACCGCAAGGCATAGTAGATATGGCACCACAAGGCATAGAAGACGTGGAATCACAAGGCATAGAGGATATGGCACCACAAGGCATAGAAGATGTGGAATCACAAGGCATAGAGGATATG GATATGGCGTCACGAGGCATAGAAGATGTGGCACCACAAGGCATAGAAGATGGGGCATCAGAAGGCATAGAAGATATGGTACCTGCGGGAGGCAACGAAGATATGGCACCACAAGGCATAGAAGATATGGCACCTGTGAGAGGCAGCACATCTTGA